Proteins from a genomic interval of Desulfovibrio piger:
- a CDS encoding UDP-N-acetylmuramoyl-tripeptide--D-alanyl-D-alanine ligase: MRLDLAEIVRCLGCARDVKVTDGSVTVTSVVTDSREAVAGSLFVCIAGERVDGHDYAARAVEQGAVAVLASRPLEGLSVPVLLVQDTVRALGAVAALWRGKSSARVVGITGSAGKTTVKELLAHVLSRRGKTACNALNLNNQVGMPLCMLKTDGDEDFWVFEAGISHEGDMDELGAILQPDLALILNVGAAHTEGLGERGVAWHKSRLLAHLAPEGQALVSADYDDLVREARAVFGDVLFFTASGRPLSYRAAYAGCSDGVHGQYRLWLDGRPCDVIAPFRGDYGTENCIAVAAAAHMLGLTAEEIAAGFADAQLPPQRFARSRRGNWDIVDDTYNANPLSMARMLDAAAESAQKRPFVVVLGEMRELGSVADREHERLGRHLAQLRPVLVFWRGGHADAVRDGLEHGLYTGKFLPVDSGEAFVQALREHLPAETGEQGGLMLFKGSRGNHLEELLEALEQSDWLPGSRTESL, from the coding sequence GTGCGCCTAGATCTTGCTGAAATCGTTCGTTGTCTGGGCTGTGCCCGGGATGTGAAGGTGACCGACGGCAGCGTGACGGTCACCTCGGTCGTCACGGACAGCCGCGAGGCCGTGGCCGGCAGCCTGTTCGTCTGCATCGCCGGCGAGCGCGTGGACGGCCATGACTATGCCGCCCGTGCCGTGGAGCAGGGCGCTGTGGCCGTGCTGGCTTCCCGCCCGCTGGAAGGCCTGTCCGTGCCTGTCCTGCTGGTCCAGGATACGGTGCGCGCCTTGGGCGCCGTGGCCGCCCTCTGGCGCGGCAAGTCCTCTGCCCGGGTGGTGGGCATCACCGGCTCCGCGGGCAAGACAACGGTCAAGGAACTGCTGGCCCATGTGCTGTCGCGGCGCGGCAAGACCGCCTGCAATGCCCTCAACCTCAACAATCAGGTGGGCATGCCCCTGTGCATGCTCAAGACCGACGGGGACGAGGACTTCTGGGTCTTCGAGGCCGGTATCAGCCACGAGGGCGACATGGACGAGCTGGGCGCCATCCTCCAGCCCGATCTGGCCCTGATCCTCAACGTGGGCGCCGCCCATACCGAGGGGCTGGGCGAACGCGGCGTGGCCTGGCACAAGTCCCGTCTTCTGGCCCATCTGGCCCCCGAAGGCCAGGCCCTCGTGAGCGCCGACTATGACGACCTTGTCCGCGAGGCGCGGGCCGTGTTCGGCGATGTGCTCTTCTTCACGGCCAGCGGGCGTCCGCTCTCCTATCGTGCGGCCTATGCCGGGTGTAGCGATGGGGTGCACGGGCAGTACCGCCTGTGGCTGGACGGCCGTCCCTGTGACGTTATCGCGCCTTTCCGCGGCGATTACGGTACCGAGAACTGCATCGCCGTGGCGGCCGCCGCCCACATGCTGGGCCTGACCGCCGAGGAGATCGCCGCCGGTTTCGCCGACGCGCAGCTGCCGCCGCAGCGCTTTGCCCGCAGTCGTCGCGGCAACTGGGATATCGTGGACGATACCTACAATGCCAACCCGCTTTCCATGGCCCGCATGCTTGACGCCGCGGCGGAAAGCGCCCAGAAACGGCCTTTCGTGGTGGTGCTGGGCGAGATGCGCGAACTGGGCAGCGTGGCGGACAGGGAGCATGAACGCCTGGGCAGGCATCTGGCCCAGCTGCGTCCTGTGCTGGTCTTCTGGCGCGGCGGCCATGCCGATGCCGTGCGGGACGGCCTGGAGCACGGGCTGTACACGGGCAAGTTCCTGCCCGTGGATTCCGGCGAGGCCTTCGTGCAGGCCCTGCGTGAACATCTTCCCGCCGAGACGGGAGAGCAGGGGGGCCTCATGCTCTTCAAGGGATCGCGCGGCAACCATCTGGAAGAATTGCTTGAAGCTCTGGAGCAGAGCGACTGGCTGCCCGGCAGCCGTACGGAGAGTCTGTAG
- the murC gene encoding UDP-N-acetylmuramate--L-alanine ligase: MDSKIRQIHMVGIGGAGMSGIAEVLLNLGYDISGSDMSDSAVVKHLRSLGARIAVGHAAENVGNVQVLVKSTAIAEDNPEVVEARRRNIAIIPRAEMLAELMRLRQGVAIAGTHGKTTTTSLTASIFDTAGLDPTVIIGGRLNVYGTNAHLGSGHYLIAEADESDGSFLCLFPIINVVTNVDEDHLDHYGTRQAIDDAFVQFMNKVPFYGLNVVCGDDPGVRALLPRVKRPVLTYGFAADNQLRAVLLESGMTSRFEVWRDDQKLGEVSLPHPGRHNILNALAAIGAATAADIPFERCVEGLATFRGVGRRFEFKGERNGVTVIDDYGHHPAEIAATLATARQVFPDRRLVVAFQPHRFSRTQAHFGEFCKVFDVVDQLVLTEIYAASEKPIPGVSGESLAQGMRQVSETPVTYFQTIDAMVKGLDDILQPGDVLLTLGAGTITRVGPAWLEGGKDA, translated from the coding sequence ATGGACAGCAAGATTCGGCAGATTCACATGGTGGGCATCGGCGGCGCCGGCATGAGCGGCATCGCGGAAGTCCTGCTCAACCTGGGCTATGACATCTCGGGCTCGGACATGAGCGATTCGGCCGTGGTCAAACATCTGCGCAGTCTTGGGGCCCGCATCGCCGTGGGCCATGCGGCCGAGAACGTGGGCAACGTGCAGGTGCTGGTCAAGTCCACGGCCATTGCCGAGGACAACCCCGAAGTGGTGGAAGCGCGCCGCCGCAACATCGCCATCATCCCCCGTGCCGAGATGCTGGCCGAACTGATGCGCCTGCGCCAGGGCGTGGCCATTGCCGGTACCCACGGCAAGACCACCACCACGTCCCTGACGGCCTCCATCTTCGATACGGCCGGTCTGGACCCCACGGTCATCATCGGGGGGCGCCTCAATGTCTACGGCACCAATGCCCATCTGGGCAGCGGCCACTACCTCATCGCCGAAGCTGACGAATCCGACGGCTCCTTCCTCTGTCTGTTCCCCATCATCAACGTGGTCACCAACGTGGACGAAGACCATCTGGACCACTACGGGACCCGGCAGGCCATCGACGACGCCTTTGTCCAGTTCATGAACAAGGTTCCGTTCTACGGCCTCAACGTGGTCTGCGGCGATGATCCCGGCGTGCGGGCCCTGCTGCCGCGCGTCAAGCGCCCGGTGCTGACCTACGGCTTTGCCGCCGACAACCAGCTGCGCGCCGTGTTGCTGGAATCGGGCATGACCAGCCGTTTCGAGGTCTGGCGCGATGACCAGAAGCTGGGCGAAGTGAGCCTGCCCCATCCCGGCCGCCACAATATCCTCAATGCCCTGGCCGCCATCGGCGCCGCCACGGCTGCCGACATCCCCTTCGAACGCTGTGTGGAAGGTCTGGCCACCTTCCGGGGCGTGGGGCGCCGCTTTGAATTCAAGGGCGAACGCAATGGGGTGACCGTCATCGACGACTACGGCCATCATCCGGCCGAGATCGCGGCCACGCTGGCCACGGCCCGCCAGGTCTTCCCTGACCGCCGTCTGGTGGTGGCCTTCCAGCCGCACCGCTTCAGCCGTACCCAGGCCCATTTCGGCGAGTTCTGCAAGGTCTTCGACGTGGTGGACCAGCTGGTGCTGACCGAGATCTACGCCGCTTCCGAAAAGCCCATCCCCGGTGTTTCCGGCGAGAGTCTGGCCCAGGGCATGCGTCAGGTCTCCGAGACCCCGGTCACCTATTTCCAGACCATCGACGCCATGGTCAAGGGCCTGGACGATATCCTGCAGCCCGGTGACGTGCTGCTGACTCTGGGGGCCGGCACCATCACCCGTGTGGGGCCCGCCTGGCTGGAGGGCGGCAAGGATGCGTGA
- the mraY gene encoding phospho-N-acetylmuramoyl-pentapeptide-transferase encodes MLYNLLVPWASEWTALNVFRYITFRSMAALITALVLSILLGPRFIAWLRRLKCGQHILHEVTAHACKEGTPTMGGLLMLFSLTVSLLLWADLGNFYIWQTLLVFWGFAAVGFWDDMTKLRHAENRGISGRAKLAGQLAVAVVAMLFLVTDPGYSSQLSIPFVKDWAPDLGPLYLPFGVFVMVASSNAVNLTDGLDGLAIGPCIVAGIVFAIFIYVTGHARFANYLLLPYTPGVGEVTVFCAALVGAGLGFLWFNAYPAQVFMGDVGSLALGGVLGYLALLCKQELILAVVGGLFVAETLSVIMQVSYFRWTGGKRLFRMAPLHHHFELKGIPESKIIIRFWITSALLGLVALSVLKLR; translated from the coding sequence ATGCTGTATAACCTGCTGGTACCGTGGGCGTCCGAATGGACGGCGCTCAATGTTTTCCGGTACATCACCTTCCGTTCCATGGCCGCGCTCATCACGGCCCTGGTGCTCTCCATCCTGCTGGGTCCCCGGTTCATCGCCTGGTTGCGCCGCCTCAAATGCGGCCAGCACATCCTGCATGAAGTGACGGCCCATGCCTGCAAGGAAGGCACGCCCACCATGGGCGGCCTGCTGATGCTCTTCAGCCTCACGGTCAGCCTGCTGCTGTGGGCGGATCTGGGCAATTTCTACATCTGGCAGACCCTGCTGGTGTTCTGGGGCTTTGCGGCCGTGGGCTTCTGGGACGACATGACCAAGCTGCGCCATGCCGAGAACCGCGGCATCAGCGGCCGGGCCAAGCTGGCGGGCCAGCTGGCGGTGGCCGTGGTGGCCATGCTCTTCCTGGTCACGGATCCCGGCTATTCCAGCCAGCTGAGCATCCCCTTCGTCAAGGACTGGGCTCCTGACCTTGGTCCCCTGTATCTGCCGTTCGGGGTCTTCGTCATGGTGGCCTCGTCCAATGCCGTCAACCTGACCGACGGTCTGGACGGTCTGGCCATCGGGCCCTGCATCGTGGCCGGTATCGTTTTCGCCATCTTCATCTATGTGACGGGCCATGCCCGCTTCGCCAATTATCTGCTGCTGCCCTATACGCCGGGCGTCGGTGAGGTCACGGTGTTCTGTGCGGCCCTGGTAGGCGCGGGGCTGGGCTTTTTGTGGTTCAACGCCTATCCGGCCCAGGTCTTCATGGGCGACGTGGGCTCGCTGGCCCTGGGCGGCGTGCTCGGCTATCTGGCCCTGCTCTGCAAGCAGGAACTCATCCTGGCCGTGGTGGGCGGTCTGTTCGTGGCCGAGACCCTGTCGGTCATCATGCAGGTGAGCTACTTCCGCTGGACAGGCGGCAAACGCCTGTTCCGCATGGCGCCCCTGCATCATCACTTTGAACTGAAGGGCATCCCGGAATCGAAGATCATCATCCGGTTCTGGATCACGTCCGCACTGCTGGGGCTGGTGGCCCTGTCGGTACTGAAACTGCGCTGA
- the ftsW gene encoding putative lipid II flippase FtsW, with product MKNMFLSRKEKKKEEAAPQGGGISRALGKVSFEGFDWWLFTLMLIILAIGLIMVLSASGIVAEQVNGDKYYFFKRQLIFACGGGLVLWGAALMPRSWLYKLQYPAIFLSLFLLLLTLSPLTPSINGAKRWIPLGPVNLQPMEFVKISLALYLAYFMSSKQALVKTFSRGVIPPFAVTGLFCGLLLLQPDFGSAVVVASILFFMCLAGGTRFIYLFFAMILACAGAMALAILEPYRLRRLLAFLDPFADPTDTGYHLVQSLLAIGSGGFFGVGVGASRQKMFYLPEAHNDFIMAVLAEELGFVGITVVMLLFGLLFWRCYRIIMRQTELRDRLTAFGLTVILAMGAVMNLAVVMGVAPPKGVPMPLMSYGGSNLMATMLCVGLLMNFSRTATGKEGSIWKESS from the coding sequence ATGAAGAACATGTTCCTGAGCAGGAAGGAAAAGAAAAAGGAAGAAGCCGCTCCCCAGGGCGGAGGCATCTCGCGCGCTCTGGGCAAGGTGAGTTTTGAGGGCTTCGACTGGTGGCTGTTCACCCTGATGCTCATCATCCTGGCCATCGGCCTCATCATGGTGCTGTCGGCCAGCGGCATCGTGGCCGAGCAGGTCAACGGTGACAAATACTACTTTTTCAAGCGCCAGCTGATCTTTGCCTGCGGCGGGGGCCTCGTGCTCTGGGGCGCGGCCCTCATGCCCCGCAGCTGGCTCTACAAATTGCAGTATCCGGCCATCTTCCTCTCCCTGTTCCTGCTCCTGCTGACCCTGTCGCCCCTGACGCCGTCCATCAACGGCGCCAAACGCTGGATCCCTCTGGGGCCCGTGAACCTGCAGCCCATGGAGTTCGTCAAGATCTCCCTGGCCCTGTACCTGGCCTATTTCATGAGTTCCAAGCAGGCACTGGTCAAGACCTTCAGCCGGGGCGTCATCCCGCCCTTTGCCGTGACGGGCCTGTTCTGCGGCCTGCTGCTGTTGCAGCCCGACTTCGGCAGCGCCGTGGTGGTGGCCAGCATCTTGTTCTTCATGTGTCTGGCCGGGGGCACGCGTTTCATCTATCTGTTCTTCGCCATGATCCTGGCCTGCGCCGGTGCCATGGCCCTGGCTATCCTTGAACCTTACCGCCTGCGCCGCCTGCTGGCCTTTCTGGATCCGTTCGCCGATCCCACCGACACGGGCTATCACCTGGTGCAGTCCCTGCTGGCCATCGGCTCGGGCGGCTTTTTCGGCGTGGGCGTGGGTGCCAGCCGACAGAAGATGTTCTATCTGCCCGAAGCCCACAACGACTTCATCATGGCCGTGCTGGCCGAGGAGCTGGGCTTTGTGGGCATCACCGTGGTCATGCTGCTGTTCGGCCTGCTGTTCTGGCGCTGTTACCGCATCATCATGCGCCAGACCGAACTGCGCGACCGGCTGACGGCCTTTGGCCTGACGGTCATCCTGGCCATGGGTGCCGTCATGAATCTGGCCGTGGTCATGGGGGTGGCGCCGCCCAAAGGCGTGCCCATGCCCCTGATGAGCTACGGCGGCAGTAATCTTATGGCCACCATGCTTTGCGTGGGCCTGCTCATGAATTTTTCTCGCACGGCCACGGGCAAGGAGGGGAGCATATGGAAAGAGTCCTCTTAA
- the murD gene encoding UDP-N-acetylmuramoyl-L-alanine--D-glutamate ligase, producing MAQNEDRGRCIKAGELAVVVGAGRSGKAAARLLLRQGARVRLLESNPQALDEAQAAALRAEGIELVLGEQGPELFAGAKMVVPSPGLPVVRLREMMGPHADAEGTEILAEMELAWRALDGEPVLAVTGTSGKTTTVSLAAAMLREQGLRVFLGGNIGTPLSEYLLSGEKADVLVLEASSFQLQCCSTFHPRVAVVLNISPNHLDYHKNMEEYIEVKFRLFRCQTEEDLAVLEPGLEETAARFGLRARKVWIRPEGRFPDCPLFGQHNQFNTEAAWQACRPFGVTLENAARAVAAFKPLPNRLESVARVHGVLYVNDSKCTTVAALEVALEAMDHPVHLLCGGKFKGGDLDGMKDLLRRRAKSVNLYGASREIFEAAWQGVVPLCWHERMEDAVLALQGKVKEGDVVLLAPATSSFDQYRNYVERGNDFKRIVGSLA from the coding sequence ATGGCTCAGAATGAAGATCGTGGCCGGTGCATCAAGGCCGGTGAACTGGCTGTAGTGGTGGGCGCCGGGCGTTCCGGCAAGGCAGCGGCCCGTCTTCTGTTGCGGCAGGGCGCCCGGGTGCGCCTGCTGGAGAGCAATCCCCAGGCTCTGGACGAAGCGCAGGCCGCGGCCCTGCGCGCGGAAGGCATCGAACTGGTGCTGGGGGAACAGGGGCCGGAGCTCTTTGCCGGTGCGAAGATGGTGGTGCCCAGCCCCGGCCTGCCCGTGGTGCGCCTGCGCGAGATGATGGGCCCCCATGCCGATGCGGAAGGTACCGAGATCCTGGCCGAGATGGAGCTGGCCTGGCGCGCCCTTGACGGCGAGCCCGTGCTGGCGGTGACCGGCACCAGCGGCAAGACAACCACGGTCAGTCTGGCGGCGGCCATGCTGCGGGAGCAGGGCCTGCGTGTTTTTTTGGGCGGCAATATCGGCACGCCCCTTTCGGAATATCTGCTTTCCGGCGAAAAGGCCGACGTGCTGGTGCTGGAGGCCTCGAGTTTCCAGCTCCAGTGCTGTTCCACCTTCCATCCCCGGGTGGCCGTGGTGCTGAACATCTCGCCCAACCATCTGGATTACCACAAGAACATGGAAGAATACATCGAGGTCAAGTTCCGTCTGTTCCGCTGCCAGACGGAAGAGGACCTGGCGGTTTTGGAGCCCGGGCTGGAAGAGACCGCCGCCCGCTTCGGCCTCAGGGCCCGCAAGGTGTGGATCCGGCCCGAAGGCCGCTTCCCGGACTGCCCCCTGTTCGGGCAGCACAACCAGTTCAATACCGAAGCCGCCTGGCAGGCCTGCCGTCCCTTCGGCGTGACGCTGGAGAATGCCGCCCGCGCGGTGGCTGCCTTCAAGCCCCTGCCCAACCGGCTGGAATCCGTGGCCCGCGTGCACGGCGTGCTCTATGTGAACGACTCCAAATGCACCACGGTGGCCGCTCTGGAAGTGGCGCTGGAAGCCATGGACCATCCCGTGCACCTGCTGTGCGGCGGCAAGTTCAAGGGCGGGGATCTGGACGGCATGAAGGATCTGCTGCGCCGCAGGGCCAAGAGCGTGAATCTGTACGGGGCCAGCCGCGAGATCTTCGAGGCTGCCTGGCAGGGCGTGGTGCCCCTGTGCTGGCACGAGCGCATGGAAGACGCTGTCCTGGCCCTGCAGGGCAAGGTGAAGGAGGGCGATGTGGTCCTACTGGCTCCGGCAACTTCCAGTTTTGACCAGTACCGCAATTATGTGGAACGCGGCAACGACTTCAAGCGCATCGTGGGAAGCCTGGCATGA
- the murG gene encoding undecaprenyldiphospho-muramoylpentapeptide beta-N-acetylglucosaminyltransferase — translation MERVLLTTGGTGGHIFPALAVAEALRQRHPGVELLFVGSQYGPEQRLARAAGIDFIGLPVRGFLGRGLRAFAAAGRMACAVCRARGIIRRFRPQVVAGFGGYAAFAPMLAARLAGVPTVLHEQNAIAGMSNRILGRLARRICLSLPGTEGFDASRTVLTGNPVRAAVVALAGRQHDFSGKRLLVMGGSLGAHALNVHVCRHLDALRAAGIEVRHQTGVRDEAVTREAYAAAGYDPACVSAFIDDMASAYAWADLVLCRAGATTVAELCAAGLPSVLVPFPYAVHDHQTRNAQALVAEGAALMLPEARMESDGLMAQVTDLLQDTGRLRSMAAAASGCARVRAAELVAAELETVCAR, via the coding sequence ATGGAAAGAGTCCTCTTAACCACCGGCGGTACCGGCGGGCACATCTTCCCGGCGCTGGCCGTAGCGGAAGCCCTGCGTCAGCGCCATCCCGGTGTGGAACTGCTGTTCGTGGGCTCGCAATACGGCCCGGAACAGCGTCTGGCCCGGGCGGCGGGCATCGACTTCATCGGCCTGCCGGTGCGCGGCTTTTTGGGACGTGGCCTGCGGGCCTTTGCCGCTGCGGGGCGCATGGCCTGTGCCGTCTGCCGGGCCCGGGGCATCATCCGGCGCTTCCGGCCCCAGGTGGTGGCCGGTTTTGGCGGTTATGCCGCCTTCGCGCCCATGCTGGCGGCCCGTCTGGCCGGTGTGCCCACGGTGCTGCATGAGCAGAACGCCATCGCCGGCATGAGCAACCGGATTTTGGGACGCCTTGCCCGGCGCATCTGCCTGTCCCTGCCGGGGACCGAGGGCTTCGACGCCTCCCGGACGGTACTGACGGGCAACCCCGTGCGCGCCGCCGTGGTGGCGCTGGCCGGACGGCAGCATGATTTTTCCGGCAAGCGCCTGCTGGTCATGGGGGGGTCCCTGGGGGCCCATGCCCTGAACGTGCATGTGTGCCGCCATCTCGACGCCCTGCGGGCCGCGGGCATCGAAGTGCGCCACCAGACCGGCGTGCGTGACGAGGCCGTGACCCGCGAGGCCTATGCGGCGGCGGGCTATGACCCGGCCTGTGTGAGTGCCTTCATCGACGACATGGCTTCGGCCTATGCCTGGGCGGATCTGGTGCTTTGCCGCGCCGGGGCCACCACCGTGGCCGAGCTTTGCGCCGCGGGCCTGCCCTCGGTGCTGGTGCCGTTCCCCTATGCGGTGCATGACCATCAAACGCGCAATGCCCAGGCCCTGGTGGCCGAAGGCGCGGCCCTGATGCTGCCCGAGGCCCGCATGGAGAGCGACGGCCTCATGGCGCAGGTCACGGACCTGCTGCAGGATACCGGCAGGCTGCGCAGCATGGCCGCTGCGGCTTCCGGCTGTGCCCGCGTCCGCGCGGCGGAGCTGGTGGCCGCGGAACTGGAGACCGTGTGCGCACGGTAA